In Thioalkalivibrio paradoxus ARh 1, the following are encoded in one genomic region:
- a CDS encoding MltF family protein, producing MLIRWLISFALLVLPLVGCGAPAVDDIETGDLDALLERGSLRVVVPGTALGEPSLPRQGSPMAQQRELAESFAASLGLDLELVPVFRLGEMLPLLEQGRADLVAANLTVTASRQERVDFSLPIDHVYETVLVSAADDSIESIEDLQGRRIMADPATSFWETLSALREEYPDLHLLPTPDHLDDEAPLDMIAAGDIDATVRDSNIAEMYLGYRSDLRQAFALGERQAIAWAVRRGTPDLLAALNRFLTTEQLTRPREAQYLGDLPELKERRVLRILLPNTAASYFLWRGELVGFEYEMAKRFAEQQGMRLEVVVPPRPELVFEWLETGRADIAGGFLEISDLDESRPVSYTRPWHFAQPYLVSRAGAGELDDWDALHGSTVAAAADSQLWAELSPLAVEHGVTLVPLSIVGDAEEVILRLVAGEFDYAVLEEHLLAVELAQRDDILKQFPVGEPIEHAWAVRLTDQALREALNEFFRVEYRGKIYNILYRRYFQDERNIRRHQDERVRGVGQLSPWDDLVREHAAPFDFDWRLIIAQMYQESRFDAQARSPYGATGLMQLMPRTAAELGVRDLTDPEANVRGGIQYLHNMRERVSGDLSVADRVWFALAAYNAGLGHVIDARRLAAQKGWDRDRWFDNVENAMLLLSQRRYFSQARHGYVRGSEPVAYVDRISARYKAYVQLTEEQLVQIPESVTGEADQPPGRLAPLPN from the coding sequence ATGCTGATACGCTGGCTGATTTCATTCGCGCTGCTCGTGCTTCCGCTCGTCGGCTGTGGTGCCCCTGCTGTCGACGACATCGAGACCGGCGATCTCGATGCTTTGCTCGAACGCGGCAGCCTTCGGGTGGTCGTTCCCGGAACCGCGCTCGGAGAGCCGTCGTTGCCCCGCCAGGGGTCGCCGATGGCGCAGCAGAGAGAGCTGGCCGAATCGTTTGCCGCATCCCTCGGGCTGGATCTGGAACTGGTTCCGGTATTCCGTCTCGGCGAGATGCTGCCGCTGCTCGAGCAGGGCCGCGCCGATCTGGTCGCGGCGAATCTGACCGTGACCGCAAGCCGCCAGGAGCGGGTCGATTTCTCGCTGCCGATCGATCACGTATACGAGACCGTGCTGGTGTCCGCCGCCGACGACAGCATTGAATCGATCGAGGATCTGCAGGGGCGCCGCATCATGGCCGATCCTGCGACCTCGTTCTGGGAAACGTTGTCCGCGCTGCGCGAGGAGTATCCCGATCTGCACCTGCTCCCCACCCCGGATCACCTCGACGACGAAGCGCCGCTCGACATGATTGCGGCCGGAGACATCGACGCGACGGTTCGAGACAGCAATATCGCGGAGATGTATCTCGGGTACCGCAGCGACCTGCGCCAGGCGTTCGCGCTGGGCGAGCGGCAGGCGATTGCCTGGGCCGTGCGCCGAGGCACGCCCGACCTGCTGGCCGCGCTGAACCGCTTTCTGACCACCGAGCAGCTGACGCGCCCGCGCGAGGCGCAGTACCTTGGGGATCTGCCCGAACTGAAGGAACGCCGGGTGTTGCGAATCCTTCTGCCGAATACCGCGGCCTCGTACTTCCTCTGGCGGGGCGAACTGGTCGGTTTCGAATACGAGATGGCCAAGCGGTTCGCGGAGCAGCAGGGCATGCGTCTGGAGGTCGTGGTGCCGCCCCGGCCGGAGCTGGTCTTCGAATGGCTGGAGACCGGGCGTGCCGACATCGCCGGGGGCTTCCTCGAGATCAGCGACCTCGACGAGTCACGCCCGGTCTCCTACACCCGGCCCTGGCATTTCGCCCAGCCCTACCTGGTCAGCCGGGCCGGGGCCGGTGAACTCGACGACTGGGATGCGCTGCATGGCAGTACCGTTGCTGCAGCCGCCGACAGCCAGCTCTGGGCCGAACTGAGTCCGCTTGCCGTGGAGCACGGGGTTACGCTGGTGCCGCTGTCCATCGTGGGCGATGCAGAAGAGGTGATCCTGCGGCTGGTGGCGGGCGAGTTCGACTATGCAGTGCTCGAGGAACACCTGCTCGCGGTGGAACTGGCGCAGCGTGACGACATCCTGAAGCAGTTTCCCGTTGGAGAACCGATCGAGCATGCCTGGGCCGTGCGCCTGACCGATCAGGCGCTGCGCGAGGCGCTGAACGAGTTTTTCCGGGTCGAGTATCGCGGCAAGATCTACAACATCCTCTACCGGCGCTATTTCCAGGATGAGCGGAATATCCGGCGCCACCAGGACGAGCGCGTACGCGGCGTCGGGCAGCTCTCGCCCTGGGACGACCTGGTACGCGAACACGCGGCGCCATTCGATTTCGACTGGCGGTTGATCATTGCCCAGATGTACCAGGAAAGCCGTTTCGACGCGCAGGCCCGTTCGCCCTATGGGGCGACTGGCCTGATGCAGCTGATGCCGCGCACCGCGGCTGAACTGGGGGTGCGGGATCTGACCGACCCTGAAGCCAACGTTCGCGGCGGAATCCAGTATTTGCACAACATGCGCGAGCGCGTGTCCGGTGATCTGTCGGTCGCCGATCGTGTCTGGTTCGCGCTGGCTGCCTACAATGCCGGTCTCGGCCATGTGATCGACGCGCGCCGGCTGGCCGCACAGAAGGGCTGGGACCGGGACCGCTGGTTCGACAACGTCGAGAATGCGATGCTGCTGCTGTCGCAGCGGCGCTACTTCTCGCAGGCCCGTCATGGCTACGTGCGCGGCAGTGAACCGGTCGCCTACGTCGATCGCATCAGCGCACGCTACAAGGCATACGTGCAGTTGACCGAAGAACAGCTGGTGCAAATCCCCGAGTCCGTGACCGGCGAGGCCGACCAGCCTCCCGGCCGCTTGGCACCGCTTCCGAATTGA
- a CDS encoding TSCPD domain-containing protein, with the protein MAIRIDRKIVGYEVAREEPQAAQSGAAPAVAPEPASKVVQMHEKLERPEMLMGSTYKIKTPLSEHALYVTINDIVLNPGTEHELRRPFEIFINSKNMDHFQWIVALTRIISAVFRKGGDVTFLVEELRSVFDPRGGYFKKGGKYMPSLVAEIGDAIEGHLRMIGLIQDDGLDEHQRRHLDEKRAQFEASRNLAQTETDPGDPFPPGAQLCSKCNTRAVVSIDNCMTCLNCGESKCG; encoded by the coding sequence ATGGCGATCCGGATCGACAGAAAGATCGTGGGTTACGAAGTGGCGCGCGAGGAGCCGCAGGCGGCGCAGTCGGGGGCGGCTCCTGCGGTGGCCCCGGAGCCGGCGAGCAAGGTCGTGCAGATGCACGAGAAGCTCGAGCGGCCCGAGATGCTGATGGGCTCCACCTACAAGATCAAGACGCCACTGTCCGAGCACGCGCTGTACGTGACCATCAACGATATCGTGCTGAACCCGGGTACCGAGCACGAACTGCGCCGGCCGTTCGAGATTTTCATCAACTCGAAGAACATGGACCACTTCCAGTGGATCGTCGCGCTGACGCGCATCATCTCGGCGGTGTTCCGAAAAGGTGGCGATGTGACCTTCCTGGTCGAGGAGCTGCGTTCGGTCTTCGATCCGCGCGGCGGCTATTTCAAGAAGGGGGGGAAATACATGCCGTCGCTGGTGGCCGAGATCGGCGACGCCATCGAGGGCCACCTGCGCATGATCGGCCTGATCCAGGACGATGGTCTCGATGAACACCAGCGCCGGCACCTGGACGAGAAACGCGCCCAGTTCGAGGCCAGTCGCAACCTGGCGCAGACCGAGACCGACCCTGGCGATCCGTTTCCACCCGGTGCGCAGCTTTGCAGCAAGTGCAACACGCGCGCCGTGGTCTCGATCGACAACTGCATGACTTGCCTCAATTGCGGCGAGAGCAAGTGCGGCTGA
- a CDS encoding LAGLIDADG family homing endonuclease, with product MQPASIEIWDQKYRLKAQDGTLLDRDIDGTWKRVARALADLEATPQLREHWYERFLWALRQGAIPAGRIIANAGAQEHKPATSTINCTVSGSIDDSMDAILQKLHEAGMTLKAGCGIGYEFSTLRPRGAYVSGAGAYTSGPLSFMDIYDKMCFTISSAGGRRGAQMATFDIGHPDVLDFIRAKRAPGALRQFNLSLLITADFMAAVQNDARWPLAFPLTDVEAAQGVVDLDDPEQVLWRDWPVTEGYITNAAGQVACRIYRRIPARRLWDVIMASTYDFAEPGFILIDKVNEMNNNWWCEEIRATNPCVTADTRLHTQHGMIPIGDLYARGLPIEATVDRRSLGLGARGTASRPATPAFMTAREADVFRVVTEDGYEIKATEWHDFYTQRGKIKLRDLRPGDEILVQSGKGQFGREGSEKLGVLLGLIAGDGRCANRGNGQEAPQVHLRHGEHALAEEIAEGIQALIAGVATASQRYRAPVAVPERNLLFFRSVWLARVLEHHGFTREGRLRVPEVIWRGTEACVKGYLRALFQANGSAHGSDDSQRCSIRLASNHSGLLRDVQMLLANFGVFSRVRLRRTAASRADHELSIDGESGAVFMDEIGFLLDNKGEPHGAWAAGRVFRKLQRFATKVKAIDPAGREAVFDTTQPDGNAVIFNGLVTGQCGEQPLPPYGACLLGSINLTRFVEEPFSEQARFDWETFRETAAVFTRMLDNVVEINGLPLPRQRDEILRKRRHGMGYLGLGSALTMLRMKYGSDESLRFTEEVTREMALAGWRAGLELAREKGPAPIMDEVFTVTEKMLRQRPEMLRDGVNAGDRLPGRVLHARYSRYMQRIAEVDPELVEQLAQRGCRFTHHSSIAPTGTISLSLANNASNGIEPSFAHHYTRNVIRSGKKSKERMDVVSFELLAYRERVNPRAMPGSESEDECLPDYFVTADDIAPKQHVDVQAAAQRWVDSSISKTANVPTDFPFEAFKDIYLYAWQQGLKGCTTFRFNPEAFQGVLVKEKDLATTAYRFMLDDGTFVEAKGNEEIEYDGEVHTAANLYDALKEGYYGKF from the coding sequence ATGCAGCCCGCGTCCATCGAGATCTGGGATCAGAAATACCGGCTGAAGGCCCAGGACGGCACCCTTTTGGACCGCGATATCGACGGGACCTGGAAACGCGTCGCGCGGGCGCTGGCCGACCTCGAGGCCACCCCGCAATTGCGCGAACACTGGTACGAGCGATTCCTCTGGGCGCTGCGTCAGGGCGCGATCCCCGCCGGGCGGATCATCGCCAATGCCGGTGCGCAGGAGCACAAGCCGGCGACATCGACCATCAACTGCACGGTTTCCGGCAGCATCGACGACTCGATGGACGCCATCCTGCAGAAGCTGCACGAGGCCGGGATGACGTTGAAGGCCGGGTGCGGGATTGGCTATGAATTCAGCACGTTGCGGCCACGCGGTGCCTACGTGTCCGGGGCCGGCGCCTATACTTCCGGGCCGCTGTCGTTCATGGATATCTACGACAAGATGTGTTTCACGATCTCCTCGGCGGGTGGCCGCCGCGGGGCGCAGATGGCGACCTTCGATATCGGGCATCCGGACGTGCTCGACTTCATCCGTGCCAAGCGCGCGCCGGGGGCATTGCGCCAGTTCAACCTGTCGTTGCTGATCACCGCCGATTTCATGGCGGCGGTGCAGAACGACGCCCGCTGGCCGCTTGCCTTCCCGCTGACCGATGTCGAGGCGGCGCAGGGGGTTGTCGACCTCGACGATCCGGAACAGGTGCTGTGGCGGGACTGGCCGGTCACCGAGGGGTACATCACCAATGCAGCCGGGCAGGTCGCCTGCCGCATCTACCGCAGGATTCCGGCGCGCCGGCTGTGGGACGTGATCATGGCGTCCACCTACGACTTCGCCGAGCCGGGGTTCATCCTGATCGACAAGGTCAACGAGATGAACAACAACTGGTGGTGCGAGGAGATCCGCGCGACCAACCCCTGCGTGACGGCGGATACGCGGCTGCATACGCAGCACGGGATGATTCCGATCGGCGATCTGTACGCACGCGGTCTCCCGATCGAGGCGACCGTCGACCGGCGTTCCCTGGGGCTCGGCGCGCGCGGCACGGCCTCGCGTCCGGCCACGCCGGCCTTCATGACCGCGCGCGAGGCCGACGTCTTCCGCGTCGTGACCGAGGACGGCTACGAGATCAAGGCGACCGAGTGGCACGATTTCTATACCCAACGGGGCAAGATCAAGCTGCGCGATCTCCGTCCCGGCGACGAGATCCTCGTGCAGTCAGGGAAGGGACAGTTCGGCCGCGAGGGCAGCGAAAAGCTGGGTGTGCTGCTTGGCCTGATCGCCGGGGACGGCCGTTGCGCGAATCGTGGCAACGGCCAGGAGGCCCCCCAAGTCCACCTTCGGCACGGGGAGCATGCTCTGGCAGAAGAGATCGCCGAGGGAATCCAGGCCCTGATCGCGGGCGTCGCGACTGCGTCCCAGCGGTACCGGGCTCCCGTCGCCGTTCCGGAACGCAATCTCCTGTTTTTCCGCTCGGTGTGGCTTGCGCGCGTGCTGGAGCATCACGGATTTACCCGCGAGGGCAGGCTGCGGGTGCCGGAAGTCATCTGGCGCGGCACGGAGGCCTGCGTGAAGGGCTACCTGCGTGCCCTGTTCCAGGCCAACGGCAGCGCCCACGGTTCGGATGACAGCCAGCGCTGCTCCATCAGGCTGGCCTCGAACCATTCAGGTCTGCTCCGTGACGTGCAGATGCTGCTGGCGAACTTCGGCGTGTTTTCCAGGGTCCGGCTGCGGCGCACGGCCGCCAGCCGCGCCGACCATGAGCTGAGCATCGATGGGGAGTCCGGTGCTGTGTTCATGGACGAGATCGGATTCCTGCTCGACAACAAGGGCGAGCCGCACGGCGCCTGGGCGGCCGGCAGGGTATTCCGAAAGCTGCAGCGTTTCGCCACGAAGGTGAAAGCCATCGACCCTGCGGGACGCGAGGCGGTGTTCGACACGACGCAGCCCGATGGCAATGCCGTAATCTTCAACGGGCTGGTGACCGGGCAGTGCGGCGAACAGCCGCTACCGCCTTATGGCGCCTGCCTGCTCGGATCGATCAACCTGACGCGTTTCGTGGAAGAGCCGTTCAGCGAGCAGGCGCGGTTCGACTGGGAGACCTTCCGCGAGACGGCGGCGGTGTTCACGCGGATGCTCGACAACGTCGTCGAGATCAATGGTCTGCCGCTGCCGCGGCAGCGCGACGAGATTCTGCGCAAGCGCCGCCACGGCATGGGCTACCTCGGACTTGGTTCGGCGCTGACGATGCTGCGCATGAAATACGGGTCCGATGAGTCGCTGCGCTTCACCGAGGAAGTGACGCGGGAGATGGCGCTCGCCGGCTGGCGTGCGGGGCTCGAACTCGCGCGCGAGAAGGGTCCGGCGCCGATCATGGACGAGGTGTTCACGGTTACCGAAAAGATGCTGCGCCAGCGGCCGGAGATGCTGCGGGACGGGGTGAACGCGGGCGATCGGCTGCCGGGGCGGGTGCTGCATGCGCGCTACAGCCGCTACATGCAGCGAATCGCCGAGGTCGACCCGGAACTGGTCGAGCAACTGGCGCAACGCGGCTGCCGCTTCACCCACCACAGTTCGATTGCCCCGACCGGCACGATCTCGCTGTCGCTCGCGAACAACGCAAGCAATGGCATCGAGCCGAGTTTCGCGCACCACTATACGCGCAACGTGATCCGCTCCGGAAAGAAATCCAAGGAGAGGATGGATGTGGTGTCGTTCGAACTGCTGGCCTACCGCGAGCGGGTGAACCCGCGTGCCATGCCGGGTTCCGAGTCCGAGGACGAATGCCTGCCGGACTACTTCGTGACCGCCGACGACATCGCGCCGAAGCAACACGTGGACGTGCAGGCCGCGGCGCAGCGATGGGTCGACTCGTCGATCTCCAAGACGGCCAACGTGCCGACCGACTTCCCGTTCGAGGCGTTCAAGGATATCTACCTCTATGCCTGGCAGCAGGGCCTGAAGGGGTGCACGACCTTCCGCTTCAACCCCGAGGCGTTCCAGGGGGTGCTGGTGAAGGAGAAGGATCTCGCGACGACGGCGTACCGATTCATGCTCGACGACGGGACTTTCGTCGAGGCCAAGGGCAACGAGGAGATCGAGTACGATGGCGAGGTTCATACCGCAGCGAACCTCTACGATGCGCTGAAGGAAGGGTATTACGGCAAGTTCTGA
- a CDS encoding TonB-dependent receptor family protein, whose amino-acid sequence MATRSWKPRGCSRLAVTGAGSVAIAAVILHPGATAGAEEPDTLDPITVTVTAPRWEMPLSDLPAAVDRIDREDATRARQGLQLDEALNRVPGVFAQNRYNFAQDLRLSIRGFGARAPFGIRGLRLLQDGIPETTPDGQSQVDAIDLLNIDSIEVVRGPNAALYGNAAGGVIAIGTLDGSDPRGHGAGLMAGSHGFRRIDGVSEGAAQGGSWSLTGHDLRYPGYREQARAEKRLLRLHAQHALDAGDLRLHLRVLDAPLTEDPGALTRPELDADRRAAAPLARTLDSRQSAEQATLGAQWRQRAGVGELRLGAFVTRRDYAQQLPFFGSSQVAYERRFEGVHIGYERDFGATRALLGFDLEGQRDDRTRHCINAALEPSCAPPGQTETGPLALDQRERARSRGWFVQTDTLLGSDWNLALGARHDRIRFGIDDHLRAGGEDLSGSRVFDETSLSTGLVWHWRPGHRAFVNAASAFETPTFTEFANPAGTGGFNPDLDPQQARNMELGLRGDVGQLSYDLTLYSARVRDELVPFELETDDGRTYYRNAGRTARDGLEVGLQWQSPGPWRLRSALALNDFRYREFTDAAGVDQSGHRLPGLPRQQGFLEAAWDKGPAFFAADALYTGRRYADDANRVPVGSQTTVNLRAGRHWDRGALRAEGVLAVNNVFDARNIDNVRINAGFGRYFEPAPGRTLLAGLRVYVRP is encoded by the coding sequence ATGGCTACGCGATCCTGGAAACCGCGCGGTTGCAGCCGGCTCGCGGTCACCGGTGCCGGCTCGGTCGCGATTGCTGCGGTAATCCTTCATCCCGGCGCCACGGCCGGGGCCGAAGAACCGGACACCCTCGACCCGATCACCGTCACCGTGACCGCGCCGCGATGGGAGATGCCGCTCAGCGATCTCCCGGCCGCGGTGGACCGGATCGATCGGGAGGACGCGACCCGGGCACGCCAGGGATTGCAGCTCGACGAGGCGCTGAACCGTGTCCCCGGCGTGTTCGCGCAGAACCGGTACAATTTTGCGCAGGACCTGCGCTTGTCCATACGCGGATTCGGGGCCCGCGCGCCCTTCGGAATCCGCGGCCTGCGGCTGCTGCAGGACGGAATCCCCGAGACCACCCCGGACGGCCAGTCGCAGGTGGATGCGATCGATCTGCTGAACATCGATTCGATCGAGGTAGTCCGGGGTCCGAACGCGGCACTGTACGGCAATGCCGCCGGCGGCGTGATTGCGATCGGAACGCTCGATGGCAGCGACCCGCGCGGGCATGGCGCAGGCCTGATGGCAGGCAGCCATGGGTTCCGGCGCATCGATGGCGTCAGCGAGGGTGCGGCGCAAGGCGGTTCCTGGTCGCTGACCGGGCATGACCTGCGCTATCCCGGCTACCGTGAGCAGGCCCGTGCAGAGAAGCGCCTGTTGCGGCTGCATGCACAGCATGCGCTGGATGCGGGCGATCTGCGGCTGCACCTGCGCGTGCTTGACGCCCCGCTGACCGAAGATCCGGGTGCGCTGACCCGACCGGAGCTCGACGCCGACCGCCGCGCCGCGGCGCCGCTCGCACGAACGCTCGACAGCCGTCAGTCCGCCGAGCAGGCCACGCTGGGTGCCCAGTGGCGGCAGCGGGCGGGGGTGGGCGAGCTGCGGCTCGGTGCCTTCGTCACGCGCCGGGACTATGCCCAGCAATTGCCGTTCTTCGGCAGCAGCCAGGTTGCCTACGAACGTCGGTTCGAGGGGGTTCATATCGGCTACGAGCGGGATTTCGGTGCCACGCGCGCGCTGCTGGGTTTCGATCTCGAGGGTCAGCGTGACGACCGCACCCGTCACTGCATCAATGCCGCGCTCGAGCCGTCCTGTGCGCCGCCCGGTCAGACCGAAACCGGGCCACTCGCGCTGGACCAACGAGAACGGGCCCGGTCCCGCGGGTGGTTCGTGCAAACCGACACGCTGCTTGGTTCGGACTGGAATCTGGCACTGGGAGCGCGGCACGACCGGATCCGGTTCGGCATCGACGATCACTTGCGTGCCGGTGGCGAGGATCTCTCGGGCAGCCGTGTCTTCGACGAAACCAGCCTCAGCACCGGGCTGGTCTGGCATTGGCGTCCGGGACACCGGGCGTTCGTGAACGCTGCCTCCGCGTTCGAGACGCCCACTTTCACAGAGTTCGCGAACCCGGCCGGAACCGGGGGATTCAACCCTGATCTGGATCCCCAGCAGGCGCGCAACATGGAACTGGGCCTGCGCGGCGACGTTGGGCAGCTCTCGTACGATCTCACGCTGTACAGTGCGCGGGTGCGCGACGAACTGGTGCCGTTCGAGCTGGAAACGGACGACGGGCGTACCTATTACCGCAACGCGGGGCGGACCGCGCGCGACGGGCTCGAAGTCGGGCTGCAGTGGCAGTCGCCGGGCCCATGGAGATTGCGTTCGGCGTTGGCGCTGAACGACTTCCGCTACCGCGAGTTCACCGACGCGGCCGGTGTGGACCAGAGCGGCCATCGGCTGCCCGGGCTGCCCCGGCAGCAGGGGTTCCTCGAGGCCGCTTGGGATAAGGGACCGGCCTTTTTCGCCGCCGACGCGCTGTATACCGGACGCCGCTATGCCGACGACGCGAACCGCGTTCCGGTCGGATCGCAGACGACGGTGAATCTTCGCGCTGGCAGGCACTGGGACCGCGGGGCGTTGCGCGCGGAGGGCGTCCTGGCAGTGAACAACGTGTTCGATGCGCGCAATATCGACAATGTCCGAATCAATGCAGGCTTCGGGCGGTATTTCGAACCTGCGCCTGGGCGTACCCTGCTGGCCGGTCTGCGGGTATACGTCCGGCCCTGA
- a CDS encoding DNA-deoxyinosine glycosylase, whose translation MPGNSAARRSGAGPVLTSLPPVLRANTRLLILGSFPSVASLQAGQYYAHPRNQFWRILGDLLGSPLHERDYSERIGCLLEHRIGLWDVYASCVRPGSLDSSIRDAVPNDLGTLLRQAPELRMVVHNGAESARRMREVQALGIRARRLPSTSPANARLGYHSKCSLWREALDAAGVLPRES comes from the coding sequence ATGCCCGGTAACAGCGCAGCGCGACGATCCGGCGCCGGCCCGGTACTGACCTCGCTGCCGCCGGTGCTGCGGGCCAACACGCGGCTGCTGATCCTCGGCAGTTTCCCAAGTGTCGCATCGTTGCAGGCCGGCCAGTACTACGCCCACCCACGCAACCAGTTCTGGCGGATCCTCGGCGATCTGCTCGGGTCGCCGCTGCACGAGCGGGACTACTCCGAGCGGATCGGCTGCCTGCTCGAACATCGCATCGGCCTCTGGGACGTCTACGCGAGCTGCGTGCGCCCGGGCAGCCTGGACTCGTCGATACGCGACGCGGTACCCAACGACCTGGGCACGCTGCTACGACAGGCGCCCGAGCTGCGCATGGTCGTCCATAACGGTGCCGAGAGCGCGCGCCGGATGCGGGAGGTACAGGCACTGGGAATCCGGGCGCGGCGCCTGCCTTCCACCAGCCCCGCCAATGCGCGGCTCGGGTACCACAGCAAATGCTCGCTGTGGCGCGAAGCGTTGGACGCGGCCGGCGTGCTGCCGCGGGAATCCTGA
- a CDS encoding GlcG/HbpS family heme-binding protein, producing MQILRGFVLLGAVTLVFPMAPVTAEEEFPLAINVRQMHMETALTAARAAMAACRAEGIQVGVTVVDRRGTEQVVLRDVVAPHLTLAVSRMKAYTANEMSVATSVLEEDGPDSPLAHVPGLFLGAGGVPIEAGGVYYGAIGVSGASTGLQDEACARAGAEAVQIELEMSL from the coding sequence ATGCAGATTCTGCGTGGTTTCGTATTGTTGGGAGCCGTCACGCTCGTGTTCCCGATGGCCCCGGTGACCGCCGAGGAAGAGTTCCCGCTGGCGATCAACGTGCGCCAGATGCACATGGAGACGGCGCTGACCGCCGCGCGCGCGGCGATGGCGGCCTGCCGTGCCGAGGGAATCCAGGTCGGCGTGACCGTGGTCGACCGACGGGGGACCGAACAGGTCGTGCTGCGTGATGTCGTTGCACCCCACCTGACCCTGGCCGTCAGCCGCATGAAAGCCTATACCGCCAACGAAATGAGCGTTGCCACTTCAGTCCTCGAAGAGGATGGCCCCGACAGCCCGCTGGCACATGTTCCCGGGCTGTTTCTGGGAGCCGGTGGCGTGCCGATCGAGGCTGGGGGCGTCTATTACGGTGCGATCGGCGTCAGTGGAGCGAGCACGGGCCTGCAGGACGAGGCCTGCGCCCGGGCCGGCGCCGAGGCCGTGCAGATCGAGCTCGAAATGAGCCTGTAG
- a CDS encoding transcriptional repressor, translating to MASTQPLEALDTAERVCAQRGVRLTSLRRRVLEQILKTGGVIKAYDLIHALSSADRSIKPPTVYRSLAFLLEQGLIHRIESLNGFVACDHPGEAHETLLMICDDCGRIHEMEPENLRETLEHAAQDQGFAITGKVVELHGVCRDCQRRPAAGDAR from the coding sequence ATGGCATCGACGCAGCCGCTGGAGGCATTGGATACCGCGGAGCGCGTCTGCGCGCAGCGCGGTGTACGCCTGACCTCGCTGCGCAGGCGGGTACTCGAACAGATCCTGAAGACCGGCGGGGTGATCAAGGCGTACGACCTGATTCACGCGCTGAGCTCCGCCGACCGCAGCATCAAGCCCCCGACGGTTTATCGGAGCCTCGCGTTTCTCCTCGAGCAGGGTCTCATCCACCGGATCGAGAGCCTGAACGGTTTCGTCGCCTGCGACCACCCGGGCGAGGCCCACGAAACGCTGCTGATGATCTGCGATGACTGCGGCCGCATCCACGAGATGGAACCCGAAAACCTGCGCGAGACACTGGAACACGCGGCACAAGACCAGGGGTTCGCAATCACCGGAAAGGTCGTGGAACTGCACGGAGTCTGCCGCGACTGCCAACGCCGCCCGGCGGCGGGCGATGCCCGGTAA